The Acidobacteriota bacterium genome has a segment encoding these proteins:
- the hutH gene encoding histidine ammonia-lyase → MAINLTGTGLTVERVVEVARGRVPVALDPEAKKRIEKCRALLEDKIQKKEIMYGVNTGIGELANVVLTQEQVEKFQRYLIYSHAAGYGQPMPEDIVRAAILGRINCHCHGHSGLRPVVTETLAELLNKGVTPVMCEKGSVGACGDLSPMAQMALVPMGEGEAFYKGERLPGAEALKRAGITPLVLHARDGLAMINGSNVIAGMAALTVYDVHRWLKASEIAAAMTLEALNANMKAYDERLHKTRGYPGALESAANVRRITEGSELLAQPGKKVQDAYSLRSTPQVVGAGRDALKWARYMIEIEINGAADNPVFFPDEQLVLTGANFQGVPMAFPLELLGTAVTTIAVLSERRHNRLMNPHLSAGLPAFLTKGAGMFSGLMLSQYTAGALVCENRVLSHPAATGSIPAAADQEDFVSMGMTTALKTRQILDNAQAVLAIEFMAGAQALDFRKPVRPGKGTQAAYDVIRKHVARLEEDRPLYNDINALKEVVASGEILDAVEKAVGTLA, encoded by the coding sequence ATGGCTATCAACCTGACCGGCACGGGTCTGACCGTCGAGAGGGTCGTCGAGGTGGCGCGCGGCCGCGTCCCCGTCGCCCTGGACCCGGAGGCCAAGAAGCGCATCGAGAAATGCCGGGCCCTGCTCGAGGACAAGATCCAGAAGAAAGAGATCATGTACGGCGTCAATACGGGCATCGGCGAGCTGGCCAACGTCGTCCTGACCCAGGAGCAGGTCGAGAAGTTCCAGCGCTACCTCATCTACAGCCATGCCGCGGGCTACGGCCAGCCCATGCCCGAAGACATCGTCCGGGCGGCCATCCTCGGCCGCATCAACTGCCACTGCCACGGCCACTCCGGGCTCCGGCCGGTCGTCACCGAGACCCTGGCTGAGCTCCTCAACAAGGGCGTCACCCCGGTCATGTGCGAGAAGGGCTCGGTCGGCGCCTGCGGTGACCTCTCGCCGATGGCCCAGATGGCCCTGGTCCCGATGGGCGAGGGCGAGGCTTTCTACAAGGGCGAGCGCCTGCCCGGGGCCGAGGCCCTCAAGCGGGCCGGCATCACGCCGCTCGTCCTCCACGCCCGGGACGGCCTGGCCATGATCAACGGCTCGAACGTCATCGCCGGCATGGCCGCGCTGACCGTTTACGACGTCCACCGCTGGCTCAAGGCTTCCGAGATCGCCGCGGCCATGACCCTCGAGGCCCTCAACGCCAACATGAAGGCCTACGACGAGCGCCTCCACAAGACCCGCGGCTATCCCGGCGCGCTGGAATCGGCGGCCAACGTCCGCCGCATCACCGAGGGAAGCGAGCTCCTGGCCCAGCCGGGCAAGAAGGTCCAGGACGCCTACAGCCTTCGCAGCACACCCCAGGTCGTCGGCGCCGGCCGCGACGCCCTCAAGTGGGCCCGCTACATGATCGAGATCGAGATCAACGGCGCGGCCGACAACCCGGTCTTCTTCCCCGACGAGCAGCTCGTCCTGACCGGGGCCAATTTCCAGGGCGTGCCCATGGCCTTCCCGCTCGAGCTCCTCGGCACCGCCGTGACCACGATCGCGGTCCTGTCCGAGCGCCGCCACAACCGGCTGATGAACCCGCATCTCAGCGCCGGCCTGCCGGCCTTCCTGACCAAGGGCGCGGGCATGTTCTCGGGCCTGATGCTGAGCCAGTACACGGCCGGGGCCCTCGTCTGCGAGAACCGCGTCCTGTCCCATCCGGCCGCCACCGGCTCCATCCCGGCCGCCGCGGACCAGGAGGACTTCGTCAGCATGGGCATGACCACGGCCCTCAAGACCCGCCAGATCCTCGACAACGCCCAGGCCGTCCTGGCCATCGAGTTCATGGCCGGGGCCCAGGCCCTCGATTTCCGCAAGCCGGTCCGGCCCGGGAAGGGCACCCAGGCCGCCTACGACGTCATCCGCAAGCACGTCGCGCGCCTCGAAGAGGACCGGCCCCTTTACAACGACATCAACGCGCTCAAGGAGGTCGTGGCGTCCGGGGAGATCCTGGACGCGGTCGAGAAGGCCGTCGGGACCCTGGCGTGA
- the speE gene encoding polyamine aminopropyltransferase: MKTAKSLNARKTEAREYQTGASGIFFTVKDVLYEGRSKFQRIEIIRNKDYGRILFLDGLVQTTERDEFYYHEMLVHPALASHPRPAQVLIIGGGDGGALREVLKHPVKKAWLVEIDGKVIEACREHFPWLRSTFRDPRAELVVADGNVFIDEVRQKFDVILVDSSDPVGPSTVLHQEAFYRKLKAKLNPGGIIAAQAGSLMLHLESHARKSVFLKKIFRHSPLYLGPVPTYPVGTWCYNFLSDAVDPGKVRTLYIPDGLRYFNPDVYRAAFALPNFLAERLKKGK, from the coding sequence ATGAAGACGGCCAAATCGCTCAATGCCAGGAAAACCGAGGCCCGGGAATACCAGACCGGCGCCTCCGGCATCTTCTTCACCGTGAAGGACGTCCTTTACGAGGGCCGGTCCAAGTTCCAGCGGATCGAGATCATCCGCAACAAGGATTACGGCCGGATCCTGTTCCTCGACGGCCTTGTCCAGACGACCGAGCGCGACGAGTTCTACTACCACGAGATGCTCGTCCACCCGGCCCTGGCCTCCCATCCCCGGCCGGCCCAGGTGCTCATCATCGGGGGCGGCGACGGCGGGGCCCTGCGCGAGGTCCTCAAGCACCCGGTGAAGAAGGCCTGGCTCGTCGAGATCGACGGCAAGGTCATCGAGGCCTGCCGCGAGCACTTCCCCTGGCTCCGGTCGACTTTCCGCGACCCGCGGGCCGAGCTCGTCGTCGCGGACGGCAACGTCTTCATCGACGAGGTGCGGCAGAAGTTCGACGTCATCCTCGTCGATTCCTCGGACCCCGTCGGGCCGTCGACGGTCCTCCATCAGGAGGCCTTCTACCGCAAGCTCAAGGCCAAGCTCAATCCCGGCGGCATCATCGCCGCCCAGGCCGGCTCGCTCATGCTGCACCTGGAGTCCCACGCCCGGAAGAGCGTCTTCCTGAAAAAGATCTTCCGCCACTCGCCGCTTTACCTCGGGCCGGTCCCGACCTACCCGGTCGGCACGTGGTGCTACAACTTCCTTTCGGACGCGGTCGACCCGGGCAAGGTCCGGACGCTCTACATCCCCGACGGTTTGAGATATTTCAATCCCGACGTGTACCGGGCGGCCTTCGCCCTGCCGAATTTCCTGGCCGAACGGCTGAAGAAGGGGAAATAG
- a CDS encoding SPFH domain-containing protein, translating into MAVYLWIAGLVVFIFLLGIRIVRPTHRGLVERLGKYQRFATPGFNWVIPVVEQLRQINITEMMVDAAPQEIITNDNLNARVDAQVYFRVKEDEASVKASQYHVNNFQWQIVNLARTTLRNIIGTLTLKSANSERGKINEELLKTLSTETARWGIDIVRTELKEIDPPKDVQETMNKVVKAENEKIAAIDFATAKETSADGDRRAEIKKAEGVRQAKILEAQGEAEAIRLVNEAAEKYFVGNAQILRRLQALETALQANAKIIVPSDKDLVNVIGEMAGIVPLKK; encoded by the coding sequence ATGGCTGTTTATCTTTGGATCGCCGGCCTGGTCGTCTTCATCTTTCTTCTTGGCATCCGCATCGTCCGGCCGACCCACCGCGGCCTGGTCGAGCGGCTGGGCAAGTACCAACGTTTCGCGACGCCCGGATTCAACTGGGTCATCCCGGTCGTCGAACAGCTGCGCCAGATCAACATCACCGAGATGATGGTCGACGCCGCGCCCCAGGAGATCATCACCAACGACAACCTCAACGCCCGCGTCGACGCCCAGGTCTACTTCCGGGTCAAGGAGGACGAGGCCAGCGTCAAGGCCTCCCAGTACCACGTCAACAACTTCCAGTGGCAGATCGTCAACCTGGCCCGGACGACCCTGCGCAACATCATCGGCACCCTGACCCTGAAATCGGCCAACAGCGAGCGGGGCAAGATCAACGAGGAGCTGCTCAAGACCCTGTCCACAGAGACGGCGCGCTGGGGCATCGACATCGTCCGGACCGAGCTCAAGGAGATCGACCCGCCCAAGGACGTCCAGGAGACGATGAACAAGGTCGTCAAGGCCGAGAACGAGAAGATCGCCGCCATCGACTTCGCCACGGCCAAGGAAACGTCGGCCGACGGCGACCGCCGGGCCGAGATCAAGAAGGCCGAGGGCGTCCGCCAGGCCAAGATCCTCGAGGCTCAGGGCGAGGCCGAGGCCATCCGGCTGGTCAACGAGGCGGCCGAGAAGTACTTCGTCGGAAACGCCCAGATCCTGCGCCGCCTCCAGGCCCTGGAGACCGCGCTTCAAGCCAACGCCAAGATCATCGTGCCTTCGGACAAGGATCTGGTCAACGTCATCGGCGAGATGGCCGGGATCGTCCCGCTGAAGAAATAG
- a CDS encoding NAD-dependent epimerase/dehydratase family protein — MTKETKRILITGAAGQIGSELARALRARHGDANVVVTDLFRPKGELAEAGPFELLDVTDAGALDAALGRHRIDTVYHLAALLSATGEKNPQKAWHVNMAGLYNVLEAARARNLVRVYTPSSIAAFGPATPRVMTPQDTILSPTTMYGVTKVAGEHLCDYYVRKYGLDVRGCRYPGIISHLTLPGGGTTDYAVAIFYDAVRTGRYTCFLREDTRLPMMYMPDCLKCTLDLMDADFARLKHHSNFNVTAMSFSAGELAAEIRKHMPSFEIRYAPDFRQAIADSWPESIDDSAARAEWGWRPGYDMAAMTVDMLAALGARQAAGLLGA, encoded by the coding sequence ATGACCAAAGAGACCAAGCGCATTCTTATCACGGGCGCGGCCGGACAGATAGGGTCCGAGCTGGCCAGGGCCCTGCGGGCCAGACACGGCGACGCCAACGTCGTCGTCACCGACCTGTTCCGCCCCAAGGGCGAGCTGGCCGAGGCCGGCCCCTTCGAGCTCCTCGACGTCACGGACGCCGGGGCCCTCGACGCCGCTCTCGGCAGGCACCGGATCGACACGGTCTACCACCTGGCCGCCCTCCTCTCGGCGACCGGCGAGAAGAACCCCCAGAAGGCCTGGCACGTCAACATGGCCGGCCTCTACAACGTCCTCGAGGCCGCCCGGGCCCGCAACCTCGTCCGCGTGTATACGCCGAGCTCCATCGCCGCCTTCGGGCCCGCGACCCCCCGGGTCATGACGCCGCAGGACACCATCCTCAGCCCCACGACCATGTACGGCGTCACCAAGGTCGCCGGCGAGCATCTCTGCGATTATTATGTCCGGAAGTACGGCCTCGACGTCCGCGGCTGCCGCTACCCCGGCATCATCAGCCACCTGACCCTGCCCGGCGGCGGGACGACCGACTACGCCGTGGCCATCTTCTACGACGCCGTCAGGACCGGCCGCTACACCTGCTTCCTCCGCGAGGACACGCGGCTGCCGATGATGTACATGCCCGACTGCCTTAAGTGCACGCTCGACCTCATGGACGCGGACTTCGCCCGGCTCAAGCACCATTCGAATTTCAACGTGACGGCCATGAGCTTCTCGGCCGGCGAGCTGGCCGCCGAGATCCGCAAGCACATGCCGTCGTTCGAGATCCGCTACGCGCCGGATTTCCGGCAGGCCATAGCCGACTCCTGGCCCGAGTCCATCGACGACAGCGCGGCCCGGGCCGAGTGGGGCTGGAGGCCGGGCTACGACATGGCGGCGATGACCGTGGACATGCTCGCCGCGCTGGGGGCCCGCCAGGCGGCGGGCTTGCTGGGCGCCTGA
- a CDS encoding SDR family oxidoreductase: MSLRIALVTGASRGIGRAIALRLAEDVSGVAVHYFSRREEAQELAAAIREKGKLSAVFRADLTKKAQAAGLIKKVEERFARVDILVNNVGPFLVKPWDQLEVADWDKALRGNLLGPYFCLKAALPGMRRRKWGRIVNIGYSRAEHLGAFPTIAAYAVAKTGLLTLTRTAAAAEIVNGITINMVSPGLIRGGAMPSLKNVSESQIGTFEDVAGAVAYCASDKAAAMTGANLIVAGTWKM, translated from the coding sequence ATGAGCCTGCGCATCGCCCTCGTCACCGGGGCCAGCCGCGGCATCGGCCGAGCCATCGCCCTGCGGCTGGCCGAGGACGTCTCCGGCGTGGCCGTCCACTATTTCAGCAGGCGCGAGGAGGCCCAGGAGCTGGCCGCGGCCATCCGCGAGAAGGGCAAGCTCTCGGCCGTCTTCCGGGCCGACCTGACCAAGAAGGCCCAGGCCGCCGGCCTGATCAAGAAGGTCGAGGAGCGGTTCGCCCGGGTCGACATCCTGGTCAACAACGTCGGGCCCTTCCTGGTCAAGCCCTGGGACCAGCTGGAGGTCGCCGATTGGGACAAGGCCCTCCGGGGCAACCTGCTCGGGCCTTACTTCTGCCTGAAGGCGGCCCTGCCCGGCATGCGCAGGCGGAAGTGGGGGAGGATCGTCAACATCGGCTACAGCCGGGCCGAGCATCTCGGCGCCTTCCCCACCATCGCCGCCTACGCCGTGGCCAAGACCGGCCTGCTCACCCTGACGCGGACCGCCGCAGCGGCCGAGATCGTGAACGGGATCACGATCAACATGGTCTCGCCCGGGCTCATCCGGGGCGGCGCCATGCCTTCCCTGAAGAACGTCTCGGAGTCCCAGATCGGAACCTTCGAGGACGTCGCCGGGGCTGTGGCCTACTGCGCCTCGGACAAGGCGGCGGCGATGACCGGGGCGAACCTCATCGTCGCCGGCACCTGGAAGATGTAG
- a CDS encoding DUF488 domain-containing protein produces MDVKLKRAYEPPDKSDGLRLLVERLWPRGLTKEKAAIDEWFKEVAPSPELRTWYGHDPAKWREFRRRYRGELRANAEEVNRLRARIGKGPATFVYAAKDEQRNSAVILRDYLASADSPGARARRRTAPR; encoded by the coding sequence ATGGACGTCAAGCTGAAACGCGCCTATGAACCGCCGGACAAGTCAGACGGCTTGCGGCTCCTCGTCGAACGCCTGTGGCCCCGAGGCCTGACCAAGGAGAAAGCGGCGATCGACGAGTGGTTCAAGGAGGTCGCCCCCAGCCCGGAGCTCCGAACGTGGTACGGCCACGACCCCGCGAAGTGGAGGGAGTTCCGCCGGCGCTATCGGGGCGAGCTTCGGGCCAATGCCGAGGAGGTCAACCGGCTGAGGGCGCGGATCGGAAAAGGTCCGGCAACGTTCGTTTACGCGGCCAAGGACGAACAACGCAACAGCGCCGTCATCCTGCGGGACTACCTGGCTTCCGCCGACTCGCCGGGAGCCCGAGCCCGGCGGCGAACTGCGCCGCGCTGA
- a CDS encoding amidohydrolase family protein: MERRPVRLSVLLALALGLAAGAPNRLAAAGPDFDILIKNGLVLDGSLKPAFRADIAVKDGRIVRVAPSLRGPAARTIDARGLYVAPGFIDLHTHVDRALVFPEHRAPLGYLTQGVTTLVAGQCGSSAWPIFEKASDQIRRFTDEGVGLNIALLVGHGQVRQLVMGMEDRAPTPDELGRMKALVKEAMEQGAVGLSTGLIYRPGLYAKTDEILELVKVIAPYGGIYHSHVRNERGRLLEAVGECIAIAEGAGVRANISHFKVMRRANWGLVGEAMRLIEAARARGLKITADQYPYRFSNTEPYSPLVPAEAWRGGEPGLGTADLSRAFAHIRDAELLELYAKCTPWVPLSPPHLAFLNGLPRDRFVDLVAAAVLEGRTRGAANERERALFVRRLGQPEEARAIRAAIQAYYDDVGAENMIIAIAADESIEGKSLAAVAALRNKTVVDTAIELELAGTLAVPFNMCEPDIEAVMKKDYVATGSDGILPVYGVDRPHPRSYSTFLYKIQRYALERKVLTLAQAIRSQTSLPADIMNWPDRGRIAEGAAADIVVLDLKGIAVPSSISAPHRLSRGVRHLLINGRMVLDGGNFTGTLAGKVLGR, encoded by the coding sequence ATGGAACGCCGCCCCGTTCGCCTCTCCGTCCTCCTGGCCCTGGCGCTCGGCCTGGCCGCCGGCGCCCCGAACCGGCTGGCCGCCGCCGGCCCGGACTTCGACATCCTCATCAAGAACGGCCTCGTCCTCGACGGGTCGCTGAAGCCGGCCTTCCGGGCCGACATCGCGGTCAAGGACGGCCGCATCGTCCGGGTCGCGCCGTCCCTACGTGGCCCGGCCGCCCGGACGATCGATGCCCGCGGCCTCTACGTCGCGCCGGGCTTCATCGACCTCCACACCCACGTCGACCGGGCCCTGGTCTTTCCCGAGCACCGGGCCCCGCTGGGCTACCTGACCCAGGGCGTGACGACGCTCGTCGCCGGGCAGTGCGGCTCGAGCGCCTGGCCCATCTTCGAGAAGGCCTCCGACCAGATCCGGCGCTTCACGGACGAGGGCGTCGGCCTGAACATCGCCCTGCTCGTCGGCCATGGCCAGGTCCGCCAGCTCGTCATGGGCATGGAGGACCGGGCGCCGACGCCGGACGAGCTCGGGCGGATGAAAGCCCTGGTCAAAGAGGCCATGGAGCAGGGCGCCGTCGGCCTCTCGACCGGGCTCATCTACCGGCCCGGCCTTTACGCCAAGACCGACGAGATCCTCGAGCTGGTCAAGGTCATCGCCCCATACGGCGGCATCTACCACTCCCACGTCCGCAACGAGCGTGGCCGTTTGCTCGAGGCCGTCGGGGAGTGCATCGCCATAGCCGAAGGGGCCGGCGTGCGGGCCAACATCTCCCACTTCAAGGTCATGCGCCGGGCCAACTGGGGCCTGGTCGGGGAGGCCATGCGCCTGATCGAGGCGGCCCGGGCCCGCGGGCTCAAGATCACGGCCGACCAATACCCCTACCGCTTCTCCAACACCGAGCCGTACTCGCCGCTCGTTCCGGCCGAGGCCTGGCGCGGCGGCGAGCCGGGCCTCGGGACGGCCGATCTGAGCCGGGCCTTCGCCCATATCCGCGACGCCGAGCTGCTCGAGCTTTACGCCAAGTGCACGCCCTGGGTCCCGCTGTCGCCGCCACACCTCGCTTTCCTGAACGGCCTGCCGCGGGACCGCTTCGTCGACCTCGTCGCGGCGGCCGTACTCGAGGGACGGACGCGGGGAGCCGCGAACGAGAGGGAACGGGCCCTCTTCGTCCGGCGCCTGGGCCAGCCGGAGGAGGCCCGGGCCATCCGCGCCGCCATCCAGGCCTATTACGACGATGTCGGCGCGGAGAACATGATCATCGCCATCGCGGCCGACGAGTCGATCGAAGGGAAGTCCCTGGCGGCCGTCGCCGCCCTGCGGAACAAGACGGTCGTCGACACGGCCATCGAGCTGGAGCTGGCCGGGACGCTGGCCGTCCCCTTCAACATGTGCGAGCCGGACATCGAGGCCGTCATGAAGAAGGACTACGTGGCCACGGGCAGCGACGGCATCCTGCCCGTCTACGGGGTCGACCGGCCGCATCCCCGCTCCTACTCGACGTTCCTCTACAAGATCCAGAGATACGCCCTGGAACGCAAGGTCCTGACGCTGGCCCAGGCCATCCGCTCCCAGACGTCGCTCCCGGCCGATATCATGAACTGGCCAGACCGGGGGCGGATCGCCGAGGGCGCGGCGGCCGACATCGTCGTCCTCGACCTCAAGGGGATCGCCGTGCCGTCCTCGATCTCGGCCCCGCACCGGCTCAGCCGGGGGGTCCGCCATCTCCTCATCAACGGCCGGATGGTCCTCGACGGCGGGAATTTCACCGGGACGCTGGCCGGGAAGGTCCTCGGCCGCTGA
- a CDS encoding uroporphyrinogen decarboxylase family protein gives MTPRERVLAALDHRIPDRVPRFEVWIDALFDELGQGDQTEAYVNMGQDCLMMPSSVQLGASAGKDGVDEWGRVWQGGVYVDGAVETEADLERFSPPAALAGRLFDGGRISALRARHPDHCLIYGSHIGPFMAAYMAMGFGRFFLRLADEPGFVAALLEARTEWCLAVFREAVRLGAEVLVLGDDAAHKNGPMISPRLWREMVLPCHRRIVREAKAPVVWHSDGNIEPLLPMAIEAGFAGIHGLEPAAGMDLARIKREYGRDLVLVGNIDVRVLCGRDLAAVRDEVVRCLGQGSPGGGYMISTCNSIFAGINPAAAAEMFRCEADLGADVITRI, from the coding sequence ATGACCCCCCGGGAACGAGTCCTCGCCGCCCTGGACCACAGGATCCCCGACCGGGTGCCCCGGTTCGAAGTCTGGATCGACGCCCTTTTCGACGAGTTGGGGCAGGGCGATCAGACCGAAGCATACGTCAACATGGGCCAGGATTGCCTGATGATGCCGAGTTCGGTCCAGCTCGGCGCGAGCGCCGGCAAGGACGGCGTGGACGAGTGGGGACGCGTCTGGCAGGGAGGCGTTTACGTGGACGGTGCCGTCGAAACGGAGGCCGATCTCGAGCGCTTCAGCCCGCCCGCGGCCCTGGCCGGACGCCTTTTCGACGGGGGGCGCATCTCGGCCCTCAGGGCGCGCCATCCCGACCATTGCCTCATCTACGGCTCCCATATCGGCCCGTTCATGGCGGCCTACATGGCCATGGGATTCGGGCGATTCTTCCTGCGCCTGGCGGACGAACCGGGATTCGTCGCCGCGCTGCTCGAGGCCCGCACGGAATGGTGCCTGGCCGTCTTCCGCGAAGCCGTGAGGCTGGGGGCGGAAGTCCTTGTCCTCGGCGACGACGCCGCGCACAAGAACGGGCCGATGATCTCCCCGCGCCTGTGGCGGGAAATGGTCCTGCCCTGCCATCGCCGCATCGTCCGGGAAGCGAAGGCGCCGGTCGTCTGGCACAGCGACGGGAATATCGAGCCGTTGCTGCCGATGGCGATCGAGGCCGGGTTTGCCGGCATACACGGGCTCGAGCCGGCGGCGGGAATGGATCTGGCGCGGATCAAGCGGGAGTACGGCCGCGATCTCGTCCTTGTGGGCAATATCGATGTCCGCGTCCTCTGCGGCCGGGATCTGGCCGCCGTGCGGGACGAGGTCGTGCGATGCCTCGGCCAGGGCTCGCCCGGCGGCGGGTACATGATCTCGACCTGCAACAGCATCTTCGCCGGCATCAATCCCGCGGCCGCGGCGGAGATGTTCCGCTGCGAGGCGGACCTCGGCGCAGACGTCATCACCCGGATCTGA